Below is a genomic region from Bacteroidales bacterium.
CAGGGAGTTTTTCAACTTAAAATCAACAAACATTCTGTGGAAGAGGGTGTTGTTTCCAATGCTATGGTATTTATACTTCTTTACTTATTCATCATCTTTTCGACGACACTGATTATTTCCTTTATGGATGTTGACATCATCACTTCTTTTTCGGCTTCAGCGACGACCATTGGGAATGTCGGCCCAGGGTTTGGCGGGGTAAGTTCAATGGGGAATTTCAATGGATTGCCGGCAATGGCGAAATTCATACTCTCCCTGAATATGCTGCTGGGACGACTTGAAATATTCAGCATCATTTCGCTGTTTTTTATCAAGTCATGGAAATAGGTTTCATAAGTTTTAAACCCTAAACCCTCTTTGCCTCCTTGCCTCAAACACAACAATGGCAGCAGTTGTCGACACATTGAGCGAATCAGCCATTCCACGCATCGGGATAATGATGTTTTGGGTGGAATGATCAAGCCATGTGGATGACAGACCTGTTGATTCGGTTCCCATCACAATAGCCGAGGGCTCCTTGAAATCGATGGTTTGATAAGGCACAGATGCAGTGAGCGCCGTACAAAAAATAGCGATTCCATTGGTTTTCAGCAGCTCAATTACCTCGGTTGTATTTCCGGTAAAAACAGGGACAGTAAAAAGACATCCGATGGAAGAGCGGATCACATTGGGATTATAAATATCGGTTTGCGGGTCGCACACGATCACCGCATCCACACCGGCAGCATCGGCTGTGCGCAGAATAGCTCCGAGATTCCCCGGTTTTTCTACCGATTCGAGAACAATTAAAAGTGGATTTTCCTTTAAAACCAGTCCATCAAGGGTATGTTTGTGCTGTCGGGCAGTTGCAACAACCCCACCCGTGCTGCCCCGGTAAGTTATTTTCTCATACAATTCAGGGGTGATGGAGAAAATCTCAGC
It encodes:
- a CDS encoding RNA methyltransferase, which translates into the protein MLKIKEQLTSAQNAKIKNLIQLQKPRHRRELGLFVIEGRLEIERALAAGYQITSVFFCPEMISPSEVEPSAGLAAEIFSITPELYEKITYRGSTGGVVATARQHKHTLDGLVLKENPLLIVLESVEKPGNLGAILRTADAAGVDAVIVCDPQTDIYNPNVIRSSIGCLFTVPVFTGNTTEVIELLKTNGIAIFCTALTASVPYQTIDFKEPSAIVMGTESTGLSSTWLDHSTQNIIIPMRGMADSLNVSTTAAIVVFEARRQRGFRV